The Paenibacillus sp. 481 DNA window CCGTTTTTAAGGGTCACACGTCGCTCTGATGATACGCTAACTTTAGCTGGAAATTGTTCTTTTATTTCTTCCACATAAGTATCCAGTGTGTAAGTTGTAGCCAGCTCACTTCTTTTGTAAGAGTTTATGTACAGTAAACGTTGCTCTCTTTTATCTTTAATGGCAAGACCGGTCTCACGATCAGCATCGAACTTATAATCATGAATCCAGTCCTCAGTCGCTGTAATCTGAAATAAACCATCATTCGTTCTGAACTTCTTCTCCGCCGCGACAGCGGAATCCGAAGCTATAGCACGAATACCAAAAAAGACGAACAGCATCGCCACAACAGCACTTATGGAAAATGTAATTAGCAATACGATATTTTTTCTTTTGCTGACTTCAAATAAATCCCTTACATTCACGACAAATGTATCGGCCAACATGTCGCCTAGACGCTGCTTCTTCCTCGATGCCAGTACGGCAACACCAGCTGGCAACGCTCCAATTAAGATCGGATTCGCTTCAATTAAACGCATGAAAGAACGAATGAGCGACTTCACAATGCCTGGCGGCTTACCATCCCGCTTCACCACTTGAATCCGCAGCACAAATTTGCCTAATGTGTAGCCTGTCAGCCCTTCTAAAAACAAAAAATAAGCGCAAATTAACGCTAACCAACTAATTAGCAACCAACTCGACGCCGTCTTATTATGTTCAAAAAGAAATAACCCCGCGAGCAAACTCCCTAAAAATACGAAATCGATGACATACGCAGCCCAGCGCTTGAAAAAAAGGGAGGCTCCGTAGGTAGAAGCAACGTCCTCCATCGTCATTTGATGTTGTTTCCGTTCTGGAGGATTTACATCATCCAAATTAAATCCTTTAAAGCTTTCCACTTGCTGTTCAGTCACAGCGACCCACCTCGTTCTAATCTTGTTGTATATGTCCTGATGGAACATATCACAAATCAAACGATCAATCTATACAAATAATGGGTTGAAAAGTTAATAAAGTATGTACATTCATCGTGATCACGTACTGCAAGACAACCAAAAAAACCCTCCCTTGAAAGAGAGAGCTCTAACGTCGGGAGGGTTATGTGTGTTGAATTATTGATGTTTACCGATCAAGTTCTTCAATGCATCTTTAGATTGCAAGCCTACAACTTTATCAACAGGCTGGCCGTCTTTGAATGCGATGAGTGTAGGGATGCTCATTACGCCAAAGCGGGAAGCAGACTCTGGATTCTCGTCCACGTTTACTTTTGCCACTGTAGCTGCACCAGCGAGATCCGCATCCAACTCATCCAAGATTGGAGCGATTTGTTTGCAAGGACCACACCAAGGTGCCCAGAAATCAACGAGAACTACACCTTTTTTATCTTCAACATCAGACTTAAATGATTTGTCAGACACATTTACGATTGCCATGATAGGTTCCTCCTTTATTATAAAGAGCTTATATTCTGAGTCAACAAGTAAAGTATACCACAGTTCGGTCACTTTTGCGAAAGTGACCAGTACAATTGTACCCAATTTGTCACACCCTAAGTAGGGCCAATACTTTACAGTCGTAGCGCAGTTCGATATACTATATACGAGCAAATTGGGTTAAAATACCTGTCATCGTTGTATGATACAGCTCATTGCGACGATAAGACATAACAGATGGAGGACTCGCTATGGAAGTAAGAAACGTCGACCCTCGAGAGCATGTTATGGAAGAG harbors:
- a CDS encoding RDD family protein, with amino-acid sequence MTEQQVESFKGFNLDDVNPPERKQHQMTMEDVASTYGASLFFKRWAAYVIDFVFLGSLLAGLFLFEHNKTASSWLLISWLALICAYFLFLEGLTGYTLGKFVLRIQVVKRDGKPPGIVKSLIRSFMRLIEANPILIGALPAGVAVLASRKKQRLGDMLADTFVVNVRDLFEVSKRKNIVLLITFSISAVVAMLFVFFGIRAIASDSAVAAEKKFRTNDGLFQITATEDWIHDYKFDADRETGLAIKDKREQRLLYINSYKRSELATTYTLDTYVEEIKEQFPAKVSVSSERRVTLKNGDPAMELIMKEDNSTYIYTVVGTQDYYHHVIAGVVNYKYATYKDELHKIVASFRPAYGN
- the trxA gene encoding thioredoxin; the encoded protein is MAIVNVSDKSFKSDVEDKKGVVLVDFWAPWCGPCKQIAPILDELDADLAGAATVAKVNVDENPESASRFGVMSIPTLIAFKDGQPVDKVVGLQSKDALKNLIGKHQ